Proteins from a genomic interval of Fusarium oxysporum Fo47 chromosome I, complete sequence:
- a CDS encoding uncharacterized protein (of unknown function-domain containing protein) encodes MSGILAQVPVVNKLLGLDGNRQAINIPSVEIHHIETDPSKRARCLKHLLKANHANYSIVYNNLQYDNHNAHILSSAYLLGASVPQLNDIYDSEIRELEAWVPSPAEIGDDDWQELRGDARYQRAFVDFFEDKLVMRFHYDWHQEMEHYLFTGDEPLINGLIGGLGHPLIHLGYAFEMDCKELAMEALGLACVQHDFLHKYLDNKSYTRKAPFTSASPMDLLTKLSKDDRFDDVRSDRYDLEELFSKYEDIILEYWNAWEITDPVKQFELSQEAAAALLVATVKPGTHAFNFMLVHILTTSHAVRVLLPFIPEKYHIPLVRQWWLLALGIFIVKRRPLPDPDNVDSDTKQRGWNYVEDKAVNSDWATDAHYVKGKAISPVATSPSTNPVKAIRVLKEASKTWGDVHDRYLLAALTFVDNFKGWTY; translated from the exons ATGTCCGGGATTCTTGCTCAAGTTCCTGTGGTTAATAAACTACTGGGACTTGATGGTAACCGtcaagccatcaacatcccCTCGGTTGAGATTCATCACATTGAGACAGACCCGAGCAAACGGGCAAGATGTCTGAAGCACCTCTTAAAAGCAAATCATGCTAACTACTCAATCGTCTACAACAACCTTCAATACGATAATCACAATGCTCACATCCTCAGCTCAGCATACCTCTTGGGAGCAAGTGTTCCTCAACTAAATGACATCTACGACAGTGAAATCCGCGAGCTGGAGGCATGGGTACCGTCGCCCGCTGAGATCGGAGACGATGACTGGCAAGAGCTTCGGGGCGATGCGAGGTACCAGCGGGCTTTTGTGGACTTCTTTGAAGACAAGCTCGTTATGCGATTCCATTATGACTGGCACCAAGAAATGGAACATTACCTGTTCACTGGCGATGAGCCTCTCATCAATGGTCTGATCGGCGGTC TCGGACACCCGTTGATCCATCTAGGCTATGCCTTTGAGATGGATTGTAAGGAACTTGCCATGGAAGCCCTTGGACTTGCCTGTGTTCAGCATGACTTTCTCCATAAGTACCTCGACAACAAGTCGTACACCAGAAAGGCGCCTTTCACCTCGGCCTCCCCAATGGATCTTCTCACCAAACTATCGAAGGACGATCGATTTGATGACGTCAGATCCGACCGGTATGACCTGGAAGAGCTCTTCAGCAAGTATGAGGATATCATCCTGGAGTACTGGAACGCATGGGAAATCACGGATCCTGTGAAGCAGTTCGAACTGTCCCaagaagctgcagctgctttGCTAGTTGCCACAGTCAAGCCAGGCACCCATGCATTCAACTTCATGCTCGTGCATATACTAACAACCAGTCATGCCGTCCGagttcttcttcctttcattCCCGAGAAATATCACATTCCTCTTGTCCGGCAATGGTGGCTTCTGGCCTTGGGCATCTTTATCGTGAAACGCCGGCCACTCCCAGATCCGGATAACGTGGACAGCGACACCAAACAACGAGGCTGGAATTACGTTGAGGACAAGGCAGTGAACTCTGACTGGGCTACAGATGCTCATTACGTCAAAGGTAAGGCCATTTCTCCAGTTGCTACATCCCCGTCCACTAACCCTGTGAAAGCAATCCGGGTGTTGAAGGAGGCTTCAAAGACATGGGGCGACGTTCACGATCGATACCTTCTGGCAGCCCTGACTTTCGTCGACAACTTCAAGGGGTGGACATACTGA
- a CDS encoding HECT-like ubiquitin-conjugating enzyme-binding-domain-containing protein, with amino-acid sequence MEASSLTNRSEALSFLFRKPSVAMDISRYHNWIIGSLPQLWKRDPESLATKGYGANHAISAQQGVGFVDLTSFLFSESDCRGLQYSSSTPDAGFDLSSLALNDDESRKFLHIFCRECTTEVGLYNIAALSVTLFKWKITCQTKTADPSPSSSECLAATLLATISRSGSSKSIITPHTSEIAKSEAVSHKYLHLWVLNPNVVYTASSTADRKTAIKILYKHIDPVESEKLITSMTSDVQEISLPEEAIKAADNCLLWSSELLPVQERTFKEWQVGLLERWEPAS; translated from the exons ATGGAGGCTTCCAGTCTCACCAACAGAAGCGAGGCCCTCTCGTTTCTCTTTAGAAAGCCAAGCGTTGCCATGGACATCAGTCGATATCACAACTGGATCATCGGTAGCCTGCCGCAGCTGTGGAAGCGA GATCCTGAGTCTTTGGCCACCAAAGGCTACGGTGCCAATCATGCTATATCCGCCCAACAGGGAGTTGGCTTTGTCGACCTGACATCATTCCTATTCTCGGAGTCCGACTGCCGAGGCCTGCAA TATTCTTCCTCAACACCGGATGCTGGGTTCGATCTATCTTCGTTGGCGCTCAATGACGACGAGAGCAGGAAGTTTTTACACATATTTTGCCGGGAATGCACGACAGAAGTAGGCTTGTACAATATCGCGGCATTGTCTGTCACACTGTTCAAATGGAAAATCACTTGCCAAACCAAGACCGCAGATCCTAGCCCAAGCAGTTCCGAGTGTCTTGCAGCAACTCTGCTGGCTACGATTTCGAGGTCGGGGTCATCCAAGTCTATTATCACGCCGCATACTTCTGAGATTGCAAAATCCGAAGCAGTTTCTCATAAGTACCTTCATCTCTGGGTGTTGAACCCCAATGTCGTATATACAGCGTCCTCTACCGCTGACCGCAAGACGGCGATAAAGATACTCTACAAGCATATCGATCCAGTAGAGAGTGAGAAGCTTATCACGTCCATGACCTCAGATGTCCAGGAGATAAGTCTGCCCGAGGAGGCTATCAAAGCAGCAGATAATTGCTTGTTATGGAGCAGTGAATTACTACCCGTTCAAGAAAGGACTTTCAAGGAGTGGCAAGTGGGACTGCTTGAGAGATGGGAACCTGCGTCTTGA
- a CDS encoding P-loop containing nucleoside triphosphate hydrolase protein, protein MPPKITAFIPTGCIPIKRTEIKLDSEWFLDELREWRTFGSLSKETGETDSEDDEPFLPDNLEIALTRIGTLRSCIKLFRASWAKLQFSIQNNDSDNGLLRVYLLPDDVLRSMVDRSNQSLLKARNAVLGQLNYSQEAWAGNPNAIWLDKPLLHEAIVQNEHLNEGMSLLQLFNKIPSPTPRISSIEETYSKSAMCDILDGQVPGLKSELYPYQRRSSAMMLQKEVQPEQVLDPRLLHVKDQEGGSWYIDTVAGTVLREPRHYDGVSGGILAEEMGAGKTIICLALILATKGLPTQPPEYVCAEKAPIRKRLAPLAEMAASCATRNAVPWRPYFDLYKIKLGDEYERCIAALERNPGYYFIQSSEQRRTTRFCTGIQSKKKRLYLSNGSIVVVPPNLLVQWKQEISKHTDGLEVLVVTRDQPLPKPEDLSKFDLILFTQTRLENLLRQEGGLEQSPLSKVHFKRCIVDEGHKLGHSRMSSKSNMLLVLDALHFSARWIVTGTPSQGLYGVDMQTKTPQSVAQPEEGGSVATCNTSRNSILEMERRDLERIGTMAALYLRARPWANTTLDVGDTMADWATYLLLPKHKKNSGGRWDCLRATLNSLIIRHQIAEVNSLFPPVNEKLVVLEGSYQDQMSLNIFSMMIIFNSVQSQRTDMDYFFHNKQRKALLQIVHNLKQASFFGGSFYSQQDIEKAVETAEDFLAEKKVPTSDQDRELLEQAIEFGHVVSTNKVKALSNTFHEMPLSVHGLPHNVSASWSLDQEAGDHICSSSTMLVTLQKLIYKSASKPEELNSLLNGRLIQEGVDSRMRMLTSDETTNSSQTLAGNTKLGDDKHRITNSHGISDVKAEVEATADGALGPLETVQITSTVSAKLSYLIDSVLRYQENEKILIFYENDNIAWYLAGVLEVLQVQHLIYAKGLTVQRRSQYVNTFNHNDDFRVLLMDISQAAFGLDMRVASRIYFISPVLNPQVEAQAIGRARRISQQKPVFVETLILKNSIDEVILERKEHMTQAEHRRVQSILDDGPIYEWVKNARITPLPGGEFSKEDQMSPLDTPQYVFRRGFGRTIHPDEGLVLDETPRSDGRVLRPLEMANEKKRTTQFDATTVFQDQSQHIDSSSNTSDLAARPSKRVRFG, encoded by the exons ATGCCACCAAAAATAACAGCTTTCATACCCACTGGGTGTATACCGATCAAGAGAACGGAAATCAAACTAGATTCGGAATGGTTCTTAGATGAACTTCGGGAATGGAGAACCTTCGGCTCGTTATCAAAAGAAACCGGCGAAACAGACTCAGAAGATGACGAACCCTTCCTCCCAGATAACCTGGAAATTGCTTTGACTCGTATAGGGACACTCCGATCATGTATCAAACTTTTCCGGGCATCCTGGGCAAAACTTCAATTCAGCATTCAGAACAACGATTCCGATAATGGCCTTCTTAGGGTCTATCTTCTGCCCGATGATGTCCTCCGTAGCATGGTGGACCGCTCCAACCAGTCTCTATTGAAGGCAAGAAACGCTGTCCTTGGACAATTGAACTACTCACAGGAAGCCTGGGCTGGAAATCCAAACGCAATATGGTTGGATAAGCCACTCCTCCACGAAGCTATTGTCCAGAACGAACATCTAAACGAAGGCATGTCTCTGTTGCAACTTTTCAACAAAATCCCATCACCTACGCCTAGAATCAGCAGCATCGAGGAAACTTACTCAAAGTCTGCCATGTGCGATATTTTGGATGGCCAAGTTCCAGGACTGAAGTCGGAGCTGTATCCGTATCAGCGAAGGTCGTCGGCCATGATGCTACAAAAAGAGGTTCAACCCGAGCAAGTGCTTGACCCGCGTCTACTTCACGtcaaagaccaagaaggaggatcaTGGTACATTGATACTGTGGCTGGTACAGTGCTCAGGGAGCCACGACACTATGATGGGGTCTCTGGCGGCATCCTTGCTGAAGAGATGGGCGCTGGAAAGACTATCATCTGTCTCGCGCTCATTCTTGCAACAAAAGGACTGCCCACTCAACCGCCCGAGTATGTTTGTGCTGAGAAAGCCCCAATCAGGAAGCGTCTGGCTCCTTTGGCTGAAATGGCTGCGTCTTGTGCCACAAGGAATGCAGTCCCCTGGCGTCCCTATTTCGACCTTTACAAGATAAAGCTAGGGGACGAGTATGAGAGATGCATTGCAGCACTAGAAAGAAACCCAGGGTACTACTTTATCCAGTCATCTGAACAGCGACGAACTACGAGATTCTGTACCGGAATTCAGTCAAAAAAGAAGCGGCTCTACCTTAGTAATGGGAGTATTGTGGTTGTGCCCCCTAACTTATTGGTGCAGTGGAAGCAGGAGATCAGCAAGCATACCGATGGCCTGGAGGTTCTCGTTGTGACGCGAGATCAGCCACTACCGAAACCAGAAGACTTATCGAAATTCgatctcatcctcttcaCTCAGACAAGGTTGGAAAACCTACTTCGACAAGAGGGTGGACTTGAACAATCTCCACTGTCCAAGGTCCATTTCAAGCGATGCATTGTCGATGAAGGACACAAGCTCGGGCATTCGAGGATGAGTAGCAAGAGCAATATGCTTCTCGTTCTGGATGCTTTGCATTTCTCTGCGCGATGGATTGTGACAGGGACTCCATCTCAAGGCTTGTATGGAGTCGACATGCAAACAAAAACACCGCAATCTGTAGCACAACCTGAAGAGGGTGGTTCAGTGGCGACTTGCAACACATCCAGAAACTCTATTCTGGAAATGGAGAGAAGGGATCTGGAAAGGATTGGTACTATGGCAGCGCTCTATCTGAGAGCACGGCCATGGGCGAACACAACCCTGGACGTTGGTGACACTATGGCGGACTGGGCTACTTACTTGCTACTTCCGAAACACAAAAAGAATAGTGGAGGCCGCTGGGACTGCTTGAGAGCAACTCTCaactctctcatcatcaggCATCAGATCGCAGAGGTCAATAGTCTCTTCCCACCTGTCAACGAGAAGCTCGTTGTATTGGAAGGTTCGTACCAGGACCAGATGTCGCTCAAcatcttctccatgatgatcatcttcaactcagTCCAATCCCAGCGAACCGATATGGATTACTTTTTTCACAACAAACAGCGAaaggctcttcttcagattGTCCACAACTTGAAGCAGGCGAGCTTCTTTGGAGGATCGTTCTATTCTCAGCAAGATATTGAAAAAGCTGTCGAGACCGCTGAAGATTTCCTTGCCGAGAAAAAAGTACCCACCAGtgaccaagatcgagaacTCCTTGAGCAAGCGATTGAGTTTGGGCATGTTGTTTCAACCAATAAGGTCAAGGCTCTTAGCAATACGTTTCACGAGATGCCGCTCAGCGTCCACGGTTTACCGCACAATGTCAGCGCATCTTGGTCACTCGACCAAGAAGCTGGGGACCACATATGCAGCTCGTCAACCATGTTGGTGACACTCCAGAAACTCATCTATAAATCAGCATCAAAACCCGAGGAGCTGAATTCTCTATTGAATGGCCGATTGATTCAAGAAGGTGTCGATTCAAGAATGCGCATGCTCACATCAGATGAGACAACAAACAGCTCCCAAACCTTGGCCGGTAATACGAAACTGGGAGATGACAAACACCGAATCACTAATTCTCATGGCATTAGTGATGTGAAAGCGGAAGTCGAAGCTACCGCTGATGGTGCACTTGGGCCGTTGGAAACAGTTCAGATCACATCCACAGTATCAGCCAAACTTTCATACCTGATTGATAGCGTTCTCAGGTATCAGGAAAATGAGAAGATACTTATCTTCTATGAAAATGACAATATCGCATGGTATCTAGCCGGTGTGCTGGAAGTT CTCCAAGTACAACATCTAATCTATGCCAAAGGACTGACCGTTCAGAGAAGATCACAATACGTCAACACTTTCAATCACAATGATGATTTCAG AGTTCTCCTTATGGACATCTCACAGGCAGCTTTCGGCCTAGATATGAGAGTTGCGTCACGGATCTACTTTATCAGCCCAGTCCTAAACCCTCAAGTTGAAGCGCAGGCAATTGGCCGTGCGCGAAGGATCAGCCAGCAAAAACCAGTCTTTGTCGAGACTCTAATACTGAAAAATAGTATAGACGAGGTTATCTTAGAACGGAAAGAACACATGACGCAGGCTGAACACCGCCGAGTTCAATCCATTCTAGATGATGGCCCAATTTACGAATGGGTCAAGAATGCCCGGATCACGCCATTGCCGGGAGGCGAGTTCAGTAAAGAGGACCAGATGTCACCTCTGGATACACCGCAATACGTGTTCAGACGAGGATTTGGGAGGACTATACACCCTGATGAAGGCTTGGTACTGGACGAGACTCCAAGGTCTGATGGGAGAGTGCTGAGGCCTCTCGAGATGGCGAATGAGAAGAAACGAACAACACAGTTTGATGCAACCACAGTTTTTCAAGATCAGAGTCAACACATAGACTCGTCATCCAACACAAGCGATCTTGCCGCGCGGCCATCGAAGAGAGTGCGGTTCGGGTGA